In one Sphingomonas hankookensis genomic region, the following are encoded:
- a CDS encoding Eco57I restriction-modification methylase domain-containing protein yields MTTGPHDWIGYLQPVGLVVAPAALTRIGAWVTPQDAADSAGVAAALAEPDPWPFFRDVLGWPAARVAGAPGGPALPDTLRIAFPELDVLLEPDWAVLAADGTPQLLVRIEAPGLLLDRRGTLDGWEATAQQRFERLLRETGIGAGVILGSRETGRREGATVEPILRLVVAPRGEVSGHMSWPLHALSDVAGRGMLAGLKLLLDTHALFTGPPSHRLPALLAESRAAQADVSSRLAVQVLASLHELLRGLDAADPARIRALAEHRPQHLYEGLLTVLLRLIFILYAEDRALMPSQPGGAAATLYEQGYALGALHLRLRDDAALYPDIMDERRGAWGQLIALFRLVGRGDPSGFMQARGGKLFDEDAFPFLLGRDSPDDPEAVLPVGDGCVLRMLDALLIDQGERLHYRALSVEQIGSVYETVMGFTAECAPAAMLAIRAGKANRVPVWVDLSALAATPASEREKWLKTATGRSGWPTAVSRALRTATDATSLAAALAPVADHRAAPRGHPVAAGTPILQPTEERRRTGSHYTPPSLTGPIVAHALAPAFARIGPDAGPADVIDLKVCDPAAGSGAFLVEACRQLGERLVAAWTRWPAQRPTIPADEDELLHAKRLVAQHCLRGVDRNPLAIDLAKLSLWLETLASAHEFTFLDAVLRSGDSLVGLPNPKIVAVTWDRVSRQHGFVEAIVRDGIDAAAELRRLMRQEAEIAPYAAQERRHRAATTALTRAHLVADAILWSYFAANKTRDRAAKLAEVQQCVLAPTPESWAQLATWQAALRAPPIGIEAFHWELAFEDVFSRPNPGFDAIIGNPPFAGKNTIAAGNAAAYPDWLKTLHDGAHGNADLAAHFFRRAFSLLRIGGAFGLIATNTIRQGDTRDTGLTRILADGGTITRAVSRHVWEGEAAVVVAQVFVTKGATTTPPILDGRPVRRISAYLMEGDLDGSPTKLQANAGTAFEGTKVYGPGFLFRDDKPASPDNTIAAMHALLARAPASRAVIRSFLGGEEVYNDPHHRPFRYAIDLTGLSLEEAETRFPEAVELLRNVVKPYRDTVRNPRTRDRWWLYEAPRPGLYAATRRLSSLFVTSCAATPHWALVRVGNNGLFGNTLSVLAFDSMAAFATLQSRVHEVWARAFASSMKDDLRYTPSDCFETFPLPPAFDTDPTLEAAGKSYHDHRAQLMIARDQGMTPTYNRFHRATDTDADIVELRDLHAAIDRAVLSAYGWDDLAAQAAPVFLAPDTEDDHRYRGRLFWNAPFRDAVLARLLRLNEERAKMERMA; encoded by the coding sequence ATGACCACCGGTCCCCACGACTGGATCGGCTACCTCCAGCCAGTCGGGCTGGTCGTCGCCCCCGCGGCGCTGACTCGCATCGGCGCATGGGTCACGCCGCAGGACGCCGCCGACAGCGCGGGGGTGGCAGCGGCGCTGGCCGAACCCGATCCGTGGCCGTTCTTCCGCGACGTTCTCGGCTGGCCGGCGGCACGCGTCGCCGGAGCGCCCGGCGGCCCCGCCCTGCCCGACACGCTGCGCATCGCCTTCCCCGAACTCGACGTCCTGCTCGAACCCGACTGGGCGGTGCTGGCGGCGGACGGCACCCCGCAACTGCTGGTGCGGATCGAGGCGCCGGGGCTGCTGCTCGACCGGCGCGGCACGCTCGATGGATGGGAGGCGACGGCGCAGCAACGCTTCGAACGCCTCCTGCGCGAAACCGGCATCGGCGCGGGCGTCATCCTTGGGTCGCGCGAAACCGGCCGCCGCGAAGGCGCGACCGTCGAACCGATCCTGCGCCTCGTCGTCGCCCCGCGCGGCGAAGTGTCGGGCCATATGAGCTGGCCGCTCCACGCCCTGTCCGATGTCGCCGGGCGCGGCATGCTGGCGGGGTTGAAGCTGCTGCTCGATACCCATGCCCTCTTCACCGGCCCGCCCTCGCACCGCCTCCCCGCGCTCCTCGCCGAAAGCCGTGCCGCGCAGGCCGACGTATCGAGCCGCCTCGCCGTTCAGGTGCTCGCCTCGCTGCACGAACTGCTGCGCGGTCTCGACGCCGCCGATCCCGCCCGCATCCGCGCGCTCGCCGAACACCGGCCGCAGCATCTCTACGAAGGCCTCCTGACCGTCCTGCTCCGCCTGATCTTCATTCTCTATGCCGAGGATCGCGCGCTGATGCCCTCGCAGCCCGGCGGCGCGGCGGCGACGCTGTACGAACAGGGCTATGCGCTGGGCGCGCTCCACCTGCGGCTGCGCGACGATGCCGCGCTCTATCCCGACATAATGGACGAACGCCGCGGCGCCTGGGGGCAGCTGATCGCGCTGTTCCGCTTGGTCGGGCGCGGCGATCCGTCGGGATTCATGCAGGCGCGCGGCGGCAAGCTGTTCGACGAGGACGCCTTCCCCTTCCTGCTCGGCCGTGACAGCCCCGACGATCCGGAAGCGGTGCTGCCGGTCGGCGACGGCTGTGTGCTGCGCATGCTCGACGCGCTGCTGATCGACCAAGGCGAACGGCTCCACTATCGCGCGCTCAGCGTCGAACAGATCGGGTCGGTCTATGAAACCGTGATGGGCTTCACCGCCGAGTGCGCCCCCGCGGCGATGCTGGCGATCCGCGCGGGCAAGGCGAACCGCGTGCCGGTTTGGGTCGACCTATCGGCCCTTGCCGCCACACCGGCCAGCGAGCGCGAGAAGTGGCTGAAGACCGCCACCGGCCGCAGCGGCTGGCCGACCGCAGTTTCCCGCGCGCTACGCACCGCCACCGACGCGACGTCGCTCGCCGCCGCCCTCGCCCCCGTCGCCGACCACCGCGCCGCGCCGCGCGGCCATCCGGTCGCGGCCGGCACGCCGATCCTGCAACCGACCGAGGAACGCCGCCGCACCGGCAGCCACTATACCCCGCCCAGCCTGACCGGCCCGATCGTCGCCCATGCCCTTGCCCCCGCCTTCGCCCGCATCGGTCCCGATGCCGGCCCCGCCGACGTGATCGACCTGAAGGTCTGCGACCCCGCCGCCGGATCGGGCGCGTTCCTGGTGGAGGCGTGCCGCCAGCTCGGCGAACGCCTCGTCGCCGCCTGGACCCGCTGGCCCGCGCAGCGCCCGACCATCCCGGCGGACGAGGACGAACTGCTGCATGCCAAGCGGCTGGTGGCGCAGCACTGCCTGCGCGGCGTCGACCGCAACCCCCTCGCCATCGACCTGGCGAAACTCTCGCTCTGGCTGGAGACGCTGGCCAGCGCGCACGAATTCACCTTTCTCGACGCGGTACTGCGCTCGGGCGACAGCCTGGTCGGCCTGCCCAATCCAAAGATCGTCGCGGTGACCTGGGACCGCGTCTCGCGCCAGCACGGCTTTGTCGAGGCGATCGTGCGCGACGGCATCGACGCCGCCGCCGAACTGCGCCGGCTGATGCGGCAGGAGGCGGAGATCGCCCCCTATGCCGCGCAGGAACGCCGGCACCGGGCGGCAACCACCGCGCTCACCCGGGCGCATCTCGTCGCCGATGCGATACTCTGGTCCTACTTCGCCGCCAACAAGACCCGCGACCGCGCGGCAAAACTGGCCGAGGTGCAGCAATGCGTCCTCGCCCCCACCCCCGAAAGCTGGGCGCAACTGGCGACATGGCAGGCGGCTCTCCGCGCTCCCCCGATCGGGATCGAGGCGTTCCACTGGGAACTCGCGTTCGAGGACGTTTTCAGCCGCCCCAATCCCGGATTTGACGCGATCATCGGCAACCCGCCCTTCGCCGGCAAGAACACCATCGCGGCGGGCAATGCCGCCGCCTATCCCGACTGGCTCAAGACGCTGCACGACGGCGCGCACGGCAATGCCGATCTCGCCGCCCATTTCTTCCGCCGCGCGTTCAGCCTGTTGCGCATCGGCGGCGCGTTTGGCCTGATCGCGACCAACACCATCCGGCAGGGCGACACCCGCGACACCGGCCTCACCCGCATCCTCGCCGACGGCGGCACCATCACCCGCGCCGTCAGCCGCCACGTCTGGGAAGGCGAAGCGGCGGTCGTCGTCGCACAGGTCTTCGTCACGAAGGGAGCGACGACGACCCCGCCCATCCTCGACGGCCGCCCGGTCCGCCGCATCTCGGCCTATCTGATGGAGGGCGATCTGGATGGATCACCAACTAAATTGCAGGCCAATGCAGGCACGGCTTTCGAAGGCACAAAGGTTTACGGCCCTGGCTTCCTGTTCCGCGACGACAAGCCGGCAAGCCCGGACAACACCATCGCCGCCATGCACGCACTACTTGCGCGCGCACCGGCATCGCGGGCGGTCATCCGCTCCTTCTTGGGCGGTGAGGAAGTTTATAACGACCCTCACCATCGTCCCTTCCGCTACGCCATCGACCTTACCGGTCTATCGTTGGAGGAAGCTGAAACGAGGTTTCCCGAAGCAGTCGAGCTGCTTCGGAACGTGGTGAAGCCGTATCGGGACACGGTGCGCAATCCGCGCACGCGCGATCGCTGGTGGCTTTACGAAGCGCCTCGACCCGGCCTGTATGCTGCTACCCGCAGGCTGAGTAGTCTGTTCGTGACAAGCTGCGCTGCGACCCCGCACTGGGCGCTGGTCCGCGTCGGCAATAACGGCCTTTTCGGTAACACCCTGTCGGTACTCGCCTTCGACTCCATGGCCGCCTTCGCCACGCTGCAATCCCGTGTCCACGAAGTCTGGGCACGCGCCTTCGCATCCTCGATGAAGGACGATCTGCGCTACACCCCGTCCGACTGCTTCGAAACCTTCCCCCTGCCGCCAGCCTTCGACACCGACCCCACCCTCGAAGCCGCCGGCAAGTCCTACCACGACCACCGCGCGCAACTGATGATCGCGCGCGATCAGGGCATGACCCCGACCTATAACCGCTTCCACCGGGCAACCGACACCGACGCCGACATCGTGGAGCTTCGCGACCTGCACGCCGCCATCGATCGCGCGGTGCTGTCCGCCTATGGCTGGGACGACCTTGCCGCGCAGGCCGCGCCGGTCTTCCTCGCTCCCGACACCGAAGACGACCACCGCTACCGGGGCCGTCTGTTCTGGAACGCGCCGTTTCGCGATGCGGTGCTGGCCCGGCTGCTGCGACTGAACGAGGAACGCGCGAAAATGGAGCGGATGGCATGA
- the drmD gene encoding DISARM system SNF2-like helicase DrmD, with product MASSIRTPQPGVGQFVSLRGRLWMVEAQPDGPYDGHRLACIDDDASGEDARILWSAEVDARLHDEEAWASLGREGGVLGGDAASFSAYLRTVRWRTATAAERDLFQAPFRAGIRLDPYQLLPLRKALRLPRVNLLIADDVGLGKTVEAGLVLREMLLRRRVDYTVVLAPAAMTGQWRDELQSKFGLAFDIIDARHLEALRRRRGYGANPWGSGSRFILSHRLLGDEAYVAPLRDVLEDFRARSLLILDEAHHAAPSGGGRYAIESQFTRSLRDLSDRFEHRLFLSATPHNGHPNSFATLLELLDPQRFTRGVALRPADLEPVMVRRLKSDLRALGERFPERLVEPIVLDHLPETAPELALAAMLADYRALREARIATLPPARRAQARLGFVGLQQRLLSSIPAFARTLKVHIDGLDRAIAGAAATTPVEDPEPDAPDLAAQEDTALDLLDRSDEARARAEALAGARDTPPARLAAERAHAAAMLALAETARTAPDARVRWIVDWARANLLDADGGWRDRRLILFTEYEDTRRWLQRQLSVLTDPADPYEAERIDSFTGITSTERREDIKRAFNDPTNPLRILICTDAAREGINLQSQCHDLIHVDLPWNPSRLEQRNGRIDRKLQPADTVTCRYFTYAQRPEDVVLDALVRKTEAIRRQLGSAGQVLGDRIAESFRSGIDRDGARDLATRIRDAEADARVAAAVRDLDDTADARLARLRREQADLAGALEKARTRVGVDPDELQSVVELALNRSGGAWTMPGTVGETPVFALDEPRLAGDPSWTPLIDELRARPVRPGERPGEWRASPDAAVRRISFAPAILHDGRDAGDVVQLHLEHRLVRRLLGRFLSAGFRQGLERCCVIRTATTASPRVVLLGRLALYGEHAARLHEEVLSVAADWRDDAPLRPLAEGREAEARVLDELLAALRDATDADPDTVRIATAHAARNVADLRPALTERADARAARVAQDLTRRAAAEAQGLETLLKQRIARILRERGSDTGQLDLLLDPAEARQRAADRRSWDRAATRLDDELVREPERLRAAARIHATRLEPIGLVYLWPTA from the coding sequence ATGGCCAGCAGCATCCGCACGCCCCAGCCCGGCGTCGGCCAGTTCGTGTCGCTGCGCGGGCGGCTGTGGATGGTCGAGGCGCAGCCCGACGGCCCCTATGACGGCCACCGCCTCGCCTGCATCGACGACGACGCCAGCGGCGAGGATGCCCGCATACTGTGGAGCGCGGAGGTCGACGCGCGGCTGCACGATGAGGAGGCATGGGCCTCGCTCGGCCGCGAAGGCGGCGTGCTCGGCGGCGATGCCGCCAGCTTCTCCGCCTATCTGCGCACCGTCCGCTGGCGCACCGCGACCGCGGCCGAACGCGACCTGTTCCAGGCGCCGTTCCGCGCCGGCATCCGGCTCGATCCCTATCAGCTGCTGCCCTTACGCAAGGCGCTGCGCCTGCCGCGCGTCAACCTGCTGATCGCCGACGATGTGGGCTTGGGCAAGACGGTCGAGGCCGGGCTGGTGCTGCGCGAGATGCTGCTGCGCCGCCGCGTCGATTATACCGTCGTCCTCGCCCCGGCCGCGATGACCGGCCAGTGGCGCGACGAATTGCAGAGCAAGTTCGGCCTCGCCTTCGACATCATCGACGCCCGCCATCTCGAAGCGCTGCGCCGCCGTCGCGGCTATGGCGCGAACCCTTGGGGCTCGGGATCGCGCTTCATCCTGTCGCACCGGCTGCTGGGCGACGAAGCCTATGTCGCTCCGTTGCGCGACGTGCTGGAGGATTTTCGCGCCCGCTCGCTGCTGATCCTTGACGAGGCGCATCATGCCGCCCCGTCCGGTGGCGGGCGCTATGCGATCGAAAGCCAGTTCACCCGATCCTTACGCGACCTGTCCGACCGGTTCGAACATCGGCTGTTCCTCTCGGCGACACCGCATAACGGCCACCCGAACAGCTTCGCCACCCTGCTCGAACTGCTTGATCCGCAGCGCTTCACGCGCGGGGTCGCGCTGCGGCCCGCAGACCTCGAACCGGTCATGGTCCGCCGCCTCAAAAGCGACCTGCGCGCACTCGGCGAACGCTTCCCCGAACGCCTGGTCGAACCGATCGTCCTCGACCATCTGCCGGAAACCGCCCCCGAACTCGCGCTCGCCGCGATGCTCGCCGACTATCGCGCCCTGCGCGAGGCGCGGATCGCCACCCTGCCCCCCGCCCGCCGCGCGCAGGCACGCCTCGGCTTCGTCGGCCTGCAACAGCGCCTCCTCTCCTCGATCCCCGCCTTCGCCCGCACGCTGAAGGTCCATATTGACGGCCTCGACCGCGCCATCGCCGGGGCGGCAGCGACCACGCCGGTCGAAGACCCCGAACCCGACGCCCCTGACCTCGCCGCGCAGGAGGACACCGCGCTCGACCTGCTCGACCGCAGCGACGAAGCCCGCGCCCGCGCCGAAGCACTGGCCGGCGCACGGGACACCCCGCCCGCCCGCCTCGCCGCCGAACGCGCCCATGCCGCCGCGATGCTGGCGCTGGCCGAAACCGCCCGCACCGCCCCCGACGCGCGCGTCCGCTGGATCGTCGACTGGGCGCGCGCCAACCTGCTCGACGCCGATGGCGGCTGGCGCGACCGGCGGCTGATCCTGTTCACCGAATATGAGGATACCCGCCGCTGGCTCCAGCGCCAGCTCTCGGTACTGACCGACCCCGCCGACCCCTACGAAGCCGAACGGATCGACAGCTTCACCGGCATCACCTCGACCGAACGGCGCGAGGATATCAAGCGCGCCTTCAACGATCCGACCAACCCGCTTCGCATCCTGATCTGCACCGACGCCGCGCGCGAAGGCATCAACCTGCAGTCGCAGTGCCACGACCTGATCCATGTCGACCTGCCCTGGAACCCGTCGCGCCTCGAACAACGCAACGGCCGCATCGACCGGAAACTGCAACCGGCCGACACGGTCACCTGCCGCTATTTCACCTATGCCCAGCGGCCCGAGGACGTCGTGCTCGACGCGCTGGTCCGCAAGACGGAGGCGATCCGGCGCCAGCTCGGCTCCGCCGGACAGGTATTGGGCGACCGCATCGCCGAGAGTTTCCGCAGCGGCATCGACCGCGACGGGGCCCGCGACCTCGCCACCCGCATCCGCGATGCGGAGGCCGATGCCCGCGTCGCCGCCGCCGTGCGCGACCTCGACGACACCGCCGACGCCCGCCTGGCGCGCCTGCGCCGCGAACAGGCCGATCTGGCCGGCGCGCTGGAAAAGGCACGCACGCGGGTCGGCGTCGACCCGGACGAGCTGCAATCGGTGGTCGAACTCGCGCTCAACCGATCGGGCGGCGCATGGACCATGCCCGGTACGGTCGGCGAAACGCCCGTCTTCGCGCTCGACGAACCGCGCCTCGCCGGCGATCCCAGCTGGACCCCGCTGATCGACGAACTGCGCGCACGCCCCGTCCGGCCCGGCGAGCGTCCCGGCGAATGGCGCGCCAGTCCCGACGCCGCCGTCCGCCGCATCAGCTTCGCGCCCGCGATCCTGCACGACGGCCGCGACGCCGGCGATGTTGTACAGCTTCACCTCGAACACCGCCTCGTCCGACGCCTCCTCGGCCGGTTCCTGTCGGCCGGGTTCCGGCAGGGGCTGGAGCGTTGCTGCGTCATCCGCACCGCGACCACCGCCAGCCCCCGTGTCGTCCTGCTCGGCCGCCTCGCCCTCTACGGCGAACATGCAGCCCGGCTGCATGAGGAAGTGCTGAGCGTCGCCGCCGACTGGCGCGACGACGCCCCGTTGCGTCCGCTCGCCGAAGGACGCGAGGCGGAAGCGCGCGTGCTGGACGAACTGCTGGCCGCGCTGCGCGACGCGACCGACGCCGACCCCGACACCGTGCGCATCGCGACCGCCCACGCCGCGCGCAACGTCGCCGACCTCCGCCCCGCGCTGACCGAACGCGCCGACGCCCGTGCCGCCCGTGTCGCGCAGGACCTCACCCGCCGCGCCGCTGCCGAGGCGCAGGGGCTGGAGACGCTGCTCAAACAGCGCATCGCCCGGATCCTGCGCGAACGCGGGTCCGATACCGGACAGCTTGACCTGCTGCTTGACCCTGCGGAAGCACGGCAGCGCGCCGCCGACCGCCGCTCCTGGGATCGCGCCGCCACCCGGCTCGACGACGAACTGGTCCGCGAACCCGAACGCCTCCGCGCCGCCGCCCGCATCCACGCCACCCGGCTGGAGCCGATCGGGCTGGTCTATCTCTGGCCGACGGCATGA
- the cas3 gene encoding CRISPR-associated helicase Cas3', whose amino-acid sequence MMPDLQRPWAKLLRNEEKVVVAALPLVDHCLDVGAVAEIVLQAWRGPLEAAAGRALGEQDISRLAVLAALHDLGKANRGFQARIDPAAELIGHTGQVAALLNHSKLKRTPAAVALQAMIDDWDAEQHFAAVMAHHGKPLGEFHEAATSLDWGRHNRHWMPEGDGDPAAAVVPLIEAVRERWPRAWEAGPPLPLAPRFVALFAGLVTLADWLGSDSKRFPVAGPHGAERVALRAEAALAAAEARGLLALDTPAGDFVAAFGNAPYDFQTAAGDWGPVALIEAETGSGKTEAALWRWLELRRAGQVDGLFFALPTRSAAVQLQRRVDAMLTSVWGADGPRAVLAVPGYLKAGDASGQALPGYAVRWDDGATGEERWAAERANRFLAARVAVGTIDQALLGVLPVKHALFRSSVLARSLLVVDEVHASDAYMTGLLERLLDQHGAAGGKALLLSATLGSGARARLLRQTPLSPEAAEAVPYPALSGRGVAPRAARGATGRDKQVRVEVAPIMEDASAIAMRAVEAARDGAAVLVVRNSVAGAVAVAQAVAELAPELAFAVEGVATVHHGRFAATDRERLDTAVTAAFGKGRGRGGRVLVGTQTLEQSLDIDADLLLTDLAPVDVLLQRIGRLHRHARAERGAFAEARAIVLRPAERDLTPLLKGRALHGLGGARRVAPYPDLLPVEATLALLEDRPDIAIPRDNRLLVERALHPELLDALAERLGVAWQNHRNERNGGAAVDAQAAGQVALDFRRRFTEWLPFDGGEAVATRLGARDLLVDLAQPLAGAFGGTVDRIAIPAWMAPGVGDAAVEARDAHGFSIGSYRFAYDQWGLRKAD is encoded by the coding sequence ATGATGCCCGACCTGCAACGCCCCTGGGCCAAGCTGTTGCGGAACGAGGAGAAGGTCGTGGTGGCCGCGCTGCCGCTGGTCGATCATTGCCTCGACGTCGGGGCGGTGGCGGAGATCGTCTTGCAGGCGTGGCGCGGTCCGCTGGAGGCGGCGGCGGGGCGGGCGCTCGGCGAGCAGGATATCTCGCGATTGGCGGTGCTGGCGGCGCTGCACGATCTGGGCAAGGCCAATCGCGGGTTTCAGGCGCGGATCGATCCGGCGGCGGAGTTGATCGGTCATACCGGCCAGGTCGCCGCACTGCTGAACCATTCGAAGCTCAAGCGGACGCCGGCGGCGGTCGCGTTGCAGGCGATGATCGACGACTGGGATGCCGAACAGCATTTCGCGGCGGTGATGGCGCATCATGGCAAGCCGCTGGGCGAGTTTCACGAAGCGGCGACGTCGCTCGATTGGGGCAGGCATAACCGGCATTGGATGCCCGAGGGGGACGGCGATCCTGCTGCCGCCGTCGTGCCGCTGATCGAGGCGGTTCGCGAACGCTGGCCGCGGGCGTGGGAGGCCGGGCCGCCACTCCCGTTGGCGCCGCGCTTCGTGGCGTTGTTTGCCGGGCTGGTGACGCTGGCGGACTGGCTGGGATCGGACAGCAAGCGCTTTCCGGTGGCGGGGCCGCATGGTGCAGAGCGGGTCGCCCTGCGGGCGGAGGCGGCGCTGGCGGCGGCGGAGGCGCGGGGGCTGCTGGCGCTCGACACGCCGGCGGGCGATTTCGTCGCGGCATTCGGCAATGCGCCCTACGACTTTCAGACGGCGGCGGGCGATTGGGGGCCGGTCGCGCTGATCGAGGCGGAGACGGGGTCGGGCAAGACCGAGGCGGCGCTGTGGCGCTGGCTGGAGCTGCGGCGCGCGGGACAGGTCGACGGGCTGTTCTTCGCGCTGCCGACCCGGTCGGCGGCGGTGCAGTTGCAGCGGCGGGTCGATGCGATGCTGACCTCGGTATGGGGGGCGGATGGTCCCCGCGCGGTGCTGGCGGTGCCGGGGTATCTGAAGGCGGGCGATGCGAGCGGGCAGGCGTTGCCGGGCTATGCGGTGCGCTGGGACGATGGCGCCACGGGCGAGGAGCGGTGGGCGGCGGAGCGGGCCAATCGTTTTCTGGCGGCGCGGGTGGCGGTGGGGACGATCGATCAGGCGTTGCTGGGGGTCCTGCCGGTCAAGCATGCGCTGTTCCGGTCCAGCGTGCTGGCGCGCAGCCTTTTGGTGGTCGACGAGGTCCATGCGTCGGATGCCTATATGACCGGGCTGCTCGAACGGCTGCTCGACCAGCATGGCGCGGCGGGCGGGAAGGCGTTGCTGCTGTCGGCGACGCTGGGATCGGGCGCGCGGGCGCGGCTGTTGCGGCAGACGCCACTGTCGCCCGAAGCGGCGGAGGCAGTGCCCTATCCGGCGTTGTCGGGGCGCGGCGTGGCACCGCGGGCGGCGCGCGGGGCGACCGGACGCGACAAGCAGGTCAGGGTCGAGGTCGCGCCGATCATGGAGGATGCGTCGGCGATCGCGATGCGGGCGGTGGAGGCGGCGCGCGACGGGGCGGCGGTGCTGGTGGTGCGCAACAGCGTGGCCGGGGCGGTCGCGGTGGCGCAGGCGGTGGCGGAGCTGGCGCCCGAACTGGCCTTTGCGGTGGAGGGGGTGGCGACGGTCCATCATGGGCGCTTTGCGGCGACGGACCGCGAAAGGCTGGACACGGCGGTGACCGCGGCGTTCGGCAAGGGGCGCGGGCGTGGCGGGCGGGTGCTGGTGGGCACGCAGACGCTGGAACAGTCGCTCGACATCGATGCCGATCTGCTGCTGACCGATCTCGCGCCGGTCGACGTGCTGCTGCAACGGATCGGGCGGTTGCATCGGCATGCTCGGGCGGAGCGGGGGGCGTTTGCGGAGGCGCGGGCGATCGTGCTGCGGCCGGCGGAGCGGGATTTGACGCCGTTGCTGAAGGGGCGGGCGCTGCACGGGCTGGGCGGGGCGAGGCGGGTGGCGCCCTATCCCGACCTGTTGCCGGTCGAGGCGACGCTGGCGCTGCTGGAGGACCGGCCGGACATCGCCATTCCGCGCGACAATCGGCTGCTGGTCGAACGGGCGCTGCATCCCGAACTGCTCGACGCACTGGCGGAGCGGCTGGGGGTGGCGTGGCAGAACCACCGCAACGAGCGCAACGGCGGCGCGGCGGTCGATGCCCAGGCGGCGGGGCAGGTGGCGCTGGACTTCCGGCGGCGCTTTACCGAATGGCTGCCGTTCGACGGGGGCGAGGCGGTGGCGACGCGGCTGGGTGCGCGCGACCTGCTGGTCGATCTGGCGCAGCCGTTGGCCGGGGCGTTCGGGGGGACTGTCGACCGGATCGCCATTCCGGCGTGGATGGCGCCGGGCGTCGGGGATGCGGCGGTCGAGGCGAGAGATGCGCATGGGTTCTCGATCGGGTCGTATCGCTTCGCCTATGACCAGTGGGGCCTGCGCAAGGCCGATTGA
- a CDS encoding permease, with protein sequence MTASAAAAVPPADAVVHPGRSAMLLYGLLGFSAGLPFYMFSTVLALRLQAHGVALTVLGFFAWVQLLPTLKFVWAPLLDRYDVPGFSRFWGKRRGWIMLAQLGIVTAMGAMAWTADDASLPVTALFAVLLAFWTTTLEVAADAWRIELFPTQDQQGPIVAANLWGYRTAMVAAGSGALLLADNGGWTLAYLLIAVAAFLPFPILAAMRPEDGRGGGRMVALTTGILGGAVILVAACAVTAAVGYVLLSAAEGIGIDAKSNVTPWVLGLCMVPFVAMAAGLPWIRKAPPTAPIRTSTAIGPYVDFFWRFQYAAILLMVFVSLYRMGDVLALNLSKPMIKDLGYTLSQIGRADGVVALAASMVGVGLGGWMVTRRPMLWALAVGAVVAAIGNFGFVWLAHQPVSEAMLYVATALDQFGNGFAGAVFVVYLSLLVNPRHPGAQYAFLTGFAFLLPRMLAGAGDRWSG encoded by the coding sequence ATGACCGCATCCGCCGCCGCTGCGGTCCCGCCCGCCGACGCCGTCGTCCATCCAGGGCGCAGCGCGATGCTGCTCTACGGGCTGCTGGGCTTTTCGGCCGGGCTGCCCTTCTACATGTTCTCGACGGTGCTGGCGCTGCGGTTGCAGGCGCATGGCGTGGCGCTGACGGTGCTGGGTTTCTTCGCGTGGGTGCAACTGCTGCCGACGCTGAAGTTCGTGTGGGCGCCGCTGCTCGACCGGTACGATGTGCCGGGGTTCAGCCGCTTCTGGGGCAAGAGGCGCGGGTGGATCATGCTGGCGCAGCTGGGCATCGTCACCGCGATGGGGGCGATGGCGTGGACGGCGGATGACGCCAGCCTGCCCGTCACCGCGCTGTTCGCGGTGCTGCTCGCCTTCTGGACCACGACGCTGGAGGTCGCGGCCGATGCGTGGCGTATCGAGCTGTTCCCGACGCAGGACCAGCAGGGGCCGATCGTCGCCGCGAACCTGTGGGGATACCGCACGGCCATGGTCGCGGCAGGCAGCGGGGCGTTGTTGCTGGCGGACAATGGCGGGTGGACACTCGCCTATCTGCTGATCGCGGTCGCGGCGTTCCTGCCGTTTCCGATCCTTGCCGCGATGCGGCCCGAGGACGGGCGGGGCGGGGGGCGGATGGTGGCGCTGACCACCGGAATTTTGGGCGGGGCGGTGATCCTCGTCGCCGCTTGTGCCGTGACCGCTGCGGTCGGCTATGTCCTGCTGTCGGCGGCCGAGGGGATCGGGATCGATGCGAAGAGCAACGTCACGCCCTGGGTGCTGGGGCTGTGCATGGTGCCGTTCGTCGCGATGGCGGCGGGGTTGCCATGGATCCGCAAGGCTCCGCCGACCGCGCCGATCCGCACCTCGACCGCGATCGGGCCCTATGTCGATTTCTTCTGGCGGTTTCAGTATGCCGCGATCCTGCTGATGGTCTTCGTCTCGCTGTACCGGATGGGCGACGTGCTGGCGCTGAACCTGTCCAAGCCGATGATCAAGGATTTGGGCTATACGCTCAGCCAGATCGGGCGGGCGGATGGCGTGGTGGCGCTGGCGGCGAGCATGGTCGGCGTGGGTTTGGGCGGATGGATGGTCACGCGGCGGCCGATGCTGTGGGCGCTGGCGGTGGGGGCGGTCGTGGCGGCGATCGGCAATTTCGGGTTCGTGTGGCTGGCGCATCAGCCGGTCAGCGAGGCGATGCTGTATGTCGCCACCGCGCTCGACCAGTTCGGCAACGGCTTTGCGGGGGCGGTGTTCGTCGTCTATCTCTCGCTGCTGGTGAATCCGCGCCATCCGGGGGCGCAATATGCGTTCCTGACCGGCTTTGCTTTCCTGTTGCCGCGGATGCTGGCGGGGGCGGGGGATCGATGGTCGGGGTGA